A genomic segment from Pistricoccus aurantiacus encodes:
- the iscR gene encoding Fe-S cluster assembly transcriptional regulator IscR, producing the protein MRLTTKGRYAVTAMLDLALNDNGEPTSLADVSRRQEISLSYLEQLFSRLRRAGLVDSVRGPGGGYRLAMSLEDISVARIIEAVDETVDATRCQGQADCQQGDTCLTHYLWCDLSREIYDFLAGTSLASLVRRQEIQFIAARQRGIDHRESASTILVSPC; encoded by the coding sequence ATGCGTTTAACCACCAAAGGACGCTACGCCGTTACCGCCATGCTCGACCTGGCGCTCAATGACAACGGCGAGCCTACGAGCCTGGCGGACGTGTCACGACGTCAGGAAATCTCGCTCTCTTATCTCGAGCAGCTGTTTTCGCGGCTGCGGCGGGCGGGACTGGTGGATAGCGTGCGCGGCCCCGGCGGTGGCTATCGGCTGGCGATGTCGCTTGAAGACATTTCCGTGGCGCGAATCATCGAGGCAGTCGACGAGACCGTGGATGCGACTCGCTGTCAAGGCCAGGCGGACTGTCAGCAGGGCGACACCTGCCTGACTCACTATCTATGGTGCGATCTGTCTCGGGAGATTTACGACTTTCTCGCCGGCACCAGTCTGGCCTCCTTGGTGCGACGACAGGAGATCCAGTTTATCGCCGCTCGCCAGCGCGGGATCGATCATCGCGAAAGCGCCTCTACCATCCTCGTATCGCCCTGCTAG
- the cysE gene encoding serine O-acetyltransferase: MFRHLREDIDSVFSRDPAARNVLEVLTNYPGLHALMAHRLGHWLWRRNLKWLARTLSTLARWMTGIEIHPGAKIGRRFFIDHGMGVVIGETTEVGDDVTLYQGVTLGGTSWNKGKRHPTLEDGVIVGAGAKILGPFSVGAGAKIGSNAVVTKEVPAGATVVGIPGKIVKQAEPDSPAPDIDPAHREAIRQKFGFDAYGVTQDMPDPVARSMQAMFDHMHAVDGRIEQMCKTLRQLDASYRGGQLPQLREEDFEGIFDDDDSPCAPVESPKQRQRQ; this comes from the coding sequence ATGTTTCGTCACCTACGCGAAGATATTGACAGCGTATTCAGTCGCGATCCCGCCGCGCGCAACGTCCTCGAGGTGCTGACCAACTACCCGGGACTGCATGCGTTGATGGCTCACCGTCTCGGCCACTGGCTATGGCGACGCAACCTGAAGTGGCTGGCCCGCACGCTGTCTACCCTGGCCCGCTGGATGACCGGTATCGAGATTCATCCCGGGGCGAAGATCGGTCGGCGTTTCTTCATCGATCACGGCATGGGCGTGGTGATCGGTGAGACCACCGAAGTGGGCGACGACGTGACTCTGTATCAGGGCGTTACTCTGGGCGGCACCAGCTGGAACAAGGGCAAGCGCCATCCCACCCTGGAAGACGGCGTCATCGTCGGCGCCGGAGCCAAGATCCTCGGGCCGTTCAGCGTCGGCGCCGGGGCCAAGATCGGCTCCAATGCGGTGGTCACCAAGGAGGTCCCGGCAGGCGCCACTGTAGTGGGCATCCCGGGAAAGATCGTCAAGCAAGCCGAGCCGGATTCACCGGCGCCGGACATCGACCCGGCCCACCGAGAAGCCATTCGCCAGAAATTCGGCTTCGACGCCTACGGCGTCACCCAGGACATGCCGGACCCGGTGGCCCGCTCCATGCAGGCCATGTTCGACCACATGCACGCGGTGGACGGGCGCATCGAGCAGATGTGCAAGACCTTGCGCCAGCTCGATGCCAGCTATCGTGGCGGCCAGCTGCCCCAGCTGCGAGAAGAGGATTTCGAGGGTATTTTCGATGACGACGACAGCCCCTGCGCGCCGGTGGAGTCGCCAAAGCAGCGCCAGCGACAATAG
- the hisS gene encoding histidine--tRNA ligase encodes MSNKIQAIRGMNDLLPEQSAQWQYFEGQMRQLVQRYGYAEIRTPVLEQTALFARSIGEVTDIVEKEMYTFADRNGDSLTLRPEGTASCVRAALENGLLHNQTQRLWYQGPMFRYERPQKGRYRQFHQVGIEAYGLEGPDIDAEVILLSARLWKQLGLREHVTLELNSLGSSDARAAYRDILVSYFEDHRAVLDEDSLRRLQSNPLRILDSKNSDMAPMLKAAPKLLDHLDSASREHFERLCGILDAAGISYVINPRLVRGLDYYSRTVFEWTTTALGSQGTVCAGGRYDGLVEQLGGKPTPAVGFAMGVERLILLLDTLALVPEDACPRLDAYMIGMDEAASKSVLLLAETLRDACPTLRIQVHCGGGSFKSQMKKADKSGARLALLLGEDELARNAVTVKWLREDRDQQTLPRQELAAELIELLDISA; translated from the coding sequence TTGAGCAACAAGATCCAGGCCATCCGTGGCATGAACGACCTGCTGCCGGAGCAGTCTGCGCAATGGCAGTATTTTGAAGGCCAGATGCGCCAGCTGGTGCAACGTTATGGCTATGCGGAAATCCGTACGCCTGTGCTGGAACAGACCGCGCTGTTCGCGCGTTCCATCGGCGAAGTCACGGATATCGTCGAAAAGGAGATGTACACCTTCGCGGATCGCAACGGCGACAGCCTGACCCTGCGCCCGGAAGGCACCGCCAGCTGCGTGCGAGCGGCCCTGGAGAACGGGCTGCTGCACAACCAGACTCAGCGCCTGTGGTATCAGGGGCCGATGTTTCGCTACGAGCGACCCCAGAAAGGCCGCTATCGCCAGTTTCATCAGGTGGGCATCGAGGCTTACGGCCTGGAAGGGCCGGATATCGACGCGGAGGTCATTCTGCTCTCCGCTCGGCTGTGGAAACAGCTTGGGCTTAGGGAGCACGTCACTCTGGAACTCAATTCCCTGGGCTCCAGCGACGCTCGCGCCGCCTATCGGGATATCCTGGTGAGCTACTTCGAGGACCATCGGGCCGTACTGGACGAGGACTCCCTACGCCGCCTGCAAAGCAATCCGCTGCGCATCCTGGATTCCAAGAACTCGGACATGGCGCCCATGCTGAAAGCTGCGCCCAAGCTGCTCGATCATCTCGACAGCGCTTCCCGGGAGCATTTCGAGCGCCTGTGCGGGATACTCGACGCGGCGGGAATTTCCTACGTGATCAACCCGCGGCTGGTGCGCGGCCTGGATTATTACTCACGCACGGTCTTCGAGTGGACTACCACGGCCCTGGGGAGCCAGGGCACGGTATGCGCCGGCGGGCGCTATGACGGTCTCGTCGAGCAGCTCGGCGGCAAGCCGACCCCGGCGGTGGGCTTCGCCATGGGCGTCGAACGGCTGATTCTGCTGCTCGACACCCTGGCGCTGGTCCCCGAAGACGCGTGCCCTCGCCTGGATGCCTATATGATAGGCATGGACGAGGCGGCGTCCAAAAGCGTCCTGCTGCTGGCGGAAACCCTGCGGGACGCTTGCCCGACGCTTCGCATTCAGGTTCACTGCGGCGGCGGCAGCTTCAAGAGCCAGATGAAAAAAGCCGACAAGAGCGGCGCTCGCCTGGCGCTGCTGCTTGGTGAGGATGAACTCGCCAGAAACGCGGTGACCGTCAAATGGCTCCGAGAAGATCGCGACCAGCAGACGTTGCCACGGCAGGAGCTGGCCGCCGAACTGATCGAGTTACTGGATATATCCGCCTAG
- the ispG gene encoding flavodoxin-dependent (E)-4-hydroxy-3-methylbut-2-enyl-diphosphate synthase produces the protein MHSPSPIQRRKSRQIHVGSVPVGGDAPISVQSMTNTDTLDVDATVAQIKSLQDVGADIVRVSVPSMDAAEAFGRIKRQTEIPLVADIHFDYRIALRVAELGVDCLRINPGNIGREDRVRAVVSAARDNGIPIRIGVNAGSLEKDLQKKYGEPTPAALVESAMRHIDHLERLDFPDFKVSVKASDVFMAVAAYRELATRIEQPLHLGITEAGGLRSGTVKSSIGLGMLLMDGIGDTIRVSLAADPVEEIKVGFDMLKSLRLRAKGINFVACPSCSRQNFDVIGTMNALEERLEDITTPLDVAVIGCVVNGPGEAKEADLGLTGGSPNNLVYIDGKPASKLRNEHLVDDLEALIRDKIRQKQQAEQDVIARATE, from the coding sequence ATGCACTCACCCTCTCCAATTCAGCGACGCAAGTCGCGCCAGATTCATGTCGGCTCGGTGCCAGTGGGGGGCGATGCGCCCATCTCCGTGCAGAGCATGACCAATACCGACACCCTGGATGTCGATGCCACCGTCGCTCAGATCAAGAGCCTGCAGGACGTCGGCGCGGATATCGTGCGGGTCTCCGTGCCCAGCATGGACGCGGCGGAAGCCTTCGGTCGCATCAAGCGCCAGACGGAGATTCCGCTGGTGGCGGATATTCATTTCGACTACCGCATTGCGCTGCGGGTGGCGGAGCTGGGCGTCGACTGTCTGCGCATCAATCCGGGCAATATCGGCCGGGAAGATCGGGTCCGCGCGGTGGTCAGCGCCGCCCGGGACAACGGCATTCCGATTCGTATCGGGGTCAACGCCGGCTCCCTGGAAAAGGATCTGCAGAAGAAATACGGCGAACCGACGCCCGCGGCGCTGGTGGAATCCGCCATGCGCCATATCGATCATCTGGAGCGCCTGGACTTCCCGGACTTCAAGGTCAGCGTCAAGGCCAGCGACGTCTTCATGGCGGTAGCCGCCTATCGAGAGCTCGCGACACGCATCGAGCAGCCGTTGCATCTTGGCATCACCGAGGCCGGCGGCCTGCGCTCCGGCACCGTCAAGTCCTCCATCGGCCTGGGCATGCTGCTGATGGACGGCATCGGCGACACCATCCGTGTCTCCCTCGCCGCGGACCCGGTGGAAGAGATCAAGGTCGGCTTCGACATGCTCAAGAGCCTCAGACTGCGGGCCAAGGGCATCAACTTCGTCGCCTGCCCCAGCTGCTCGCGACAGAACTTCGACGTGATCGGCACCATGAACGCCCTGGAAGAGCGGCTCGAGGACATCACCACTCCTCTGGACGTGGCAGTGATCGGCTGCGTGGTCAACGGCCCCGGAGAAGCCAAGGAAGCGGATCTCGGTCTGACCGGCGGCAGCCCCAACAACCTCGTCTATATCGACGGCAAGCCCGCCAGCAAGCTGCGCAACGAGCACCTGGTGGACGATCTGGAAGCGCTGATCCGCGACAAGATACGCCAGAAGCAGCAAGCGGAGCAGGACGTCATCGCCCGCGCGACGGAATAA
- a CDS encoding inositol monophosphatase family protein, with the protein MHPMVQFGLRAARSAAEQFLRIRERIENAHEEYNLARLLEDAGRNAETLIVRQLARGYGEHGVSGRFTPYREGEGEGQNYHWRIEPFHGYSDLSVAGKGCALSLVCLYKDRPEHAIVICPFSDDEYLASRGRGAHHNDKRIRVPRHAGIQGARMALSLPESDFRSRYLTSYVTLIEKLGPQVETQLATGSGLLDIIALASGRAHMVFVLGLEEQDKLVGGLLLKEAGALSGSLDGSPSVDIEGPLMAAGPRLYKALMQNLKPHF; encoded by the coding sequence ATGCATCCAATGGTCCAGTTCGGGCTGCGTGCCGCGCGTAGTGCCGCGGAGCAATTCCTGCGTATTCGCGAGCGTATCGAAAATGCTCATGAAGAATACAATCTCGCGCGTCTTCTGGAAGACGCCGGGCGCAATGCGGAAACCCTGATCGTGCGCCAGCTGGCGCGAGGTTATGGCGAACACGGTGTTTCCGGGCGCTTCACTCCCTACCGGGAAGGCGAAGGAGAAGGCCAGAACTATCACTGGAGGATTGAGCCGTTTCACGGCTATTCCGACCTGAGCGTGGCGGGCAAAGGCTGCGCGCTGTCCTTGGTGTGTCTCTACAAGGACCGCCCGGAGCATGCCATCGTGATCTGCCCCTTCAGCGATGATGAGTATCTGGCCAGCCGTGGCCGCGGCGCCCACCATAATGACAAGCGCATTCGCGTGCCCAGGCACGCCGGCATCCAAGGCGCGCGCATGGCGCTTAGCCTGCCGGAGAGCGATTTTCGCTCGCGCTATCTGACCAGCTACGTGACGCTGATCGAAAAACTCGGCCCCCAGGTCGAAACACAGCTTGCCACCGGCAGCGGACTGCTGGATATCATCGCTCTGGCCAGCGGCCGGGCGCACATGGTCTTCGTGCTGGGTCTCGAGGAGCAGGACAAGCTGGTAGGCGGATTACTGCTCAAGGAGGCCGGTGCCTTGTCCGGCAGCCTCGATGGCTCCCCCAGCGTCGATATCGAAGGCCCCCTGATGGCGGCGGGGCCGCGGCTTTACAAAGCGCTGATGCAGAATCTCAAGCCGCATTTTTAA
- the rlmN gene encoding 23S rRNA (adenine(2503)-C(2))-methyltransferase RlmN, which produces MTDASPRSNLLGMTREQMEAFFVSLGEKKFRAAQVMKWIHHEGCDDFDAMTNLSKALRARLTEVAEIRGPGVVYEGTSNDGTRKWVLEVEDGSFVETVLIPAENGRRRTLCVSSQVGCSLDCSFCSTGKQGFQRNLTSAEIIGQVWVATRSGGGVHADLRPVTNVVMMGMGEPLLNYENVLPAMKLMLDDNGYGISKRRVTLSTSGVVPMLDRLGDDIDVSLAISLHAATDELRNTLVPLNRKYNIRTLLDACQRYLDKSEGLHTVTIEYTLIKDINDQQEHARQLAELLAELPCKINLIPFNPFPYSGYERPSRNQVMRFQQWLHELGHTAMVRHPRGDDIDAACGQLVGRVKDRTKRHARYIQSIQLDAD; this is translated from the coding sequence ATGACCGACGCCTCCCCACGCAGCAATCTCCTGGGCATGACCCGGGAACAGATGGAAGCCTTCTTCGTGTCCCTGGGCGAAAAGAAATTTCGTGCCGCCCAGGTCATGAAGTGGATCCATCACGAAGGCTGCGACGATTTCGACGCCATGACCAATCTGTCCAAGGCGCTACGCGCGCGCCTGACGGAAGTGGCGGAAATTCGTGGGCCCGGTGTGGTTTATGAAGGTACCTCCAACGATGGCACTCGCAAGTGGGTGCTGGAAGTGGAAGACGGCAGCTTCGTGGAAACCGTGCTGATCCCCGCGGAAAACGGTCGACGCAGAACGCTTTGCGTATCGTCCCAGGTCGGCTGCTCTCTGGATTGCAGCTTCTGTTCCACCGGCAAGCAAGGCTTCCAGCGCAACCTGACCAGCGCCGAGATCATCGGCCAGGTATGGGTCGCCACCAGAAGTGGCGGCGGGGTTCATGCAGACCTGCGCCCAGTCACCAACGTGGTGATGATGGGCATGGGCGAGCCGCTTCTGAATTACGAAAACGTGCTGCCGGCGATGAAGCTGATGCTGGATGACAACGGCTACGGGATATCCAAGCGGCGGGTGACACTTTCCACCTCCGGGGTGGTCCCGATGCTCGATCGTCTCGGCGACGATATCGACGTCAGCCTGGCGATTTCCCTGCACGCTGCCACGGATGAGCTGCGCAATACGCTGGTACCGCTCAATCGCAAGTACAACATTCGCACCCTGCTCGATGCCTGTCAGCGTTACCTGGACAAGAGCGAGGGCTTGCATACGGTCACCATCGAATACACCCTGATCAAGGACATCAACGATCAGCAGGAACACGCTCGGCAGTTGGCGGAACTGCTGGCGGAACTGCCTTGCAAGATCAACCTGATTCCTTTCAATCCGTTTCCATATTCCGGATACGAGCGTCCCTCTCGCAATCAGGTGATGCGCTTTCAGCAGTGGCTTCACGAACTCGGCCACACGGCGATGGTGCGTCATCCTCGGGGCGATGATATCGATGCGGCCTGCGGTCAGCTGGTCGGGCGGGTCAAGGATCGCACCAAGCGTCATGCACGCTATATCCAGTCCATACAGCTCGACGCCGATTGA
- the trmJ gene encoding tRNA (cytosine(32)/uridine(32)-2'-O)-methyltransferase TrmJ — MLERIRIVLIQTSHPGNIGAVARAMKNMGLEDLALVAPRCEFRCADAISRASGADTLLAGAKLFENLEDAVANCSLVVGASARSRTLPWPMQSPRQFGAALPEELAMPDNRVALVFGREDSGLTNAELQRCHAHVQIPANPDFSSLNLAAAVQVLAYECRLAWLENEPTPINKEPQDDDWDHPPASHADLERFFAHLERTLIVVGFHDPTTPRQLMARLRRLYLRARPDQLEINILRGILGAIEKKTR; from the coding sequence ATGCTCGAGCGCATTCGTATCGTACTGATCCAGACCAGCCATCCCGGCAATATCGGCGCTGTCGCCCGGGCGATGAAGAACATGGGTCTGGAGGATCTCGCACTGGTCGCGCCGCGCTGCGAATTTCGCTGTGCGGACGCTATCTCCCGCGCTTCCGGGGCAGATACGCTGCTGGCTGGTGCCAAGCTGTTCGAGAATCTCGAAGACGCCGTGGCGAATTGTTCCCTTGTGGTGGGCGCCAGTGCACGCTCCCGCACCTTGCCCTGGCCCATGCAGAGCCCGCGCCAGTTCGGCGCAGCCCTGCCGGAAGAGCTGGCCATGCCTGATAACCGGGTGGCACTGGTATTCGGTCGCGAGGACAGCGGGCTGACCAACGCGGAGCTGCAGCGTTGCCATGCCCATGTGCAGATTCCCGCCAATCCGGATTTCAGTTCCCTGAATCTGGCTGCGGCGGTTCAGGTGCTCGCCTACGAATGTCGCCTGGCCTGGCTGGAAAACGAGCCGACGCCTATCAATAAGGAGCCGCAAGATGACGACTGGGATCATCCGCCGGCCTCCCACGCGGACCTGGAGCGCTTCTTCGCCCACCTGGAACGCACGCTGATCGTCGTGGGTTTCCACGATCCGACTACCCCGCGCCAACTCATGGCAAGGCTGCGGCGGCTCTACCTGCGTGCGCGACCGGATCAGTTGGAAATCAATATCCTGCGCGGCATTCTCGGAGCCATCGAAAAGAAGACACGCTAA
- a CDS encoding aminotransferase class V-fold PLP-dependent enzyme — translation MNIPIYLDYAATTPVDPSVAEAMSRYLTADGIFANPASRSHMSGWLAEQAVENARRQVADLIQADPREIVWTSGATEADNLALTGFMRANRARGRHLVTSCIEHKAVVDTALALETEGFEITWLTPEADGRVTPEQLQQALRDDTILVSLMAVNNELGSRNELAALAEVIHARGAVFHVDGAQAAGKIELDVKTSDIDLLSLSAHKVYGPKGIGALYVRRSPDIRLEPLIHGGGHERGMRSGTLPTHQIVGMGEAFALAGQCLESDQAHIKALQQRFLQGLEGLEELHCNTDTRTSVPHILNLAFDGVDGEALLMALRGLAISTGSACNSASVEPSYVLKGIGVPRARALASLRFSFGRHTSEEDIDTAAAELRQAVTGLRG, via the coding sequence ATGAACATCCCTATTTACCTGGATTATGCCGCTACCACGCCGGTCGACCCGAGCGTTGCGGAAGCCATGAGTCGCTACCTGACCGCGGACGGCATCTTTGCCAATCCCGCATCCCGCAGTCATATGTCCGGCTGGCTGGCGGAGCAGGCGGTGGAAAATGCCCGGCGCCAGGTAGCGGATCTGATCCAGGCGGACCCGCGAGAAATCGTCTGGACCAGCGGCGCCACGGAAGCGGACAACCTGGCGCTGACGGGTTTCATGCGTGCCAACCGCGCCCGGGGACGTCATCTGGTGACTTCCTGCATCGAACACAAGGCGGTGGTGGATACGGCACTCGCTCTGGAAACGGAAGGCTTCGAGATTACCTGGCTGACTCCCGAAGCGGATGGCCGCGTCACCCCGGAGCAGCTCCAGCAGGCGCTGCGAGACGACACGATCCTGGTATCGCTGATGGCGGTAAACAACGAACTGGGTAGCCGCAACGAGCTGGCGGCGCTGGCGGAAGTGATCCACGCCCGGGGCGCGGTATTCCATGTGGACGGCGCCCAGGCCGCCGGCAAGATCGAGCTGGACGTGAAAACCTCGGATATCGACCTGCTGTCCCTGTCCGCTCACAAGGTTTACGGACCCAAGGGCATCGGCGCGCTTTACGTGCGCCGTAGTCCGGATATCCGCCTGGAACCGCTGATTCACGGCGGCGGCCACGAGCGGGGCATGCGCTCCGGCACCCTGCCGACTCATCAGATCGTCGGCATGGGAGAAGCTTTCGCCCTGGCGGGGCAGTGCCTTGAATCGGATCAGGCACACATAAAAGCCTTGCAGCAGCGCTTCCTGCAGGGTCTCGAAGGGCTTGAAGAACTGCACTGCAATACGGACACTCGAACCAGCGTGCCGCATATTCTCAATCTGGCCTTTGACGGGGTGGACGGCGAAGCGCTGCTGATGGCGCTGCGAGGGCTGGCGATTTCCACCGGTTCCGCCTGCAACTCCGCCAGCGTCGAGCCTTCCTATGTGCTCAAGGGCATTGGCGTACCCCGAGCTCGCGCCCTGGCGTCCCTCCGTTTCAGCTTTGGTCGCCATACCAGCGAAGAAGACATCGATACCGCCGCGGCGGAACTTCGCCAGGCGGTCACTGGCCTTAGAGGTTAG
- a CDS encoding HesB/IscA family protein has translation MAHLSITPAAAKQIHRVLEERGEGLGLRVSVKPSGCSGYSYVLNFADETHPQDAAFEEHGAKVYVDPEALEMLDGSEVDYVSEGLNRFFRFNNPNVTDQCGCGESFTV, from the coding sequence ATGGCACATCTTTCGATCACTCCCGCTGCCGCCAAGCAGATCCATCGCGTGCTCGAAGAGCGTGGCGAAGGCCTGGGGCTACGTGTCTCCGTCAAGCCCAGCGGCTGCTCCGGCTACAGCTATGTGCTGAATTTCGCCGATGAGACTCATCCTCAGGATGCCGCCTTCGAGGAGCATGGCGCCAAGGTCTACGTCGACCCGGAAGCCTTGGAAATGCTCGACGGCAGCGAGGTGGATTACGTCTCGGAAGGCCTCAACCGCTTCTTCCGCTTCAACAATCCCAATGTCACGGACCAGTGCGGCTGCGGGGAAAGTTTCACCGTCTAG
- the pilW gene encoding type IV pilus biogenesis/stability protein PilW yields MIIASRHDKNMPWILALLALLLLSGCVSQTQRTSTSAPTINDSSGESPSSAYTQLGLAYLERNNLPRAMKALNRALESAPEDAQALQAMAIVYQRQGENALARQYFQQALSAKPNFTQARNNYAAFLYDTGQTAEACRELQQASQDVHYPNRGQLYANLGQCQEALGNIDAARESLQRAQEINPRAPRSYFLLAQLEHQQGNQDRAQTLIAQNIRLAGANRNNLTLARDIAQAQGNQEQVQHYSRLLQSVSP; encoded by the coding sequence ATGATCATCGCGTCACGCCACGACAAGAACATGCCCTGGATCCTTGCGCTGCTGGCGTTGCTGCTGCTGAGCGGCTGCGTCAGTCAAACCCAGCGTACCTCGACGTCAGCGCCCACCATCAACGACTCCTCCGGCGAATCGCCCTCCAGCGCCTATACTCAACTGGGTCTGGCCTATCTCGAGCGCAATAACCTGCCTCGGGCGATGAAGGCGCTGAATCGAGCGCTCGAATCGGCGCCTGAGGATGCGCAGGCCCTGCAGGCCATGGCCATCGTCTATCAGCGTCAGGGCGAAAATGCCCTGGCCAGACAATACTTCCAGCAGGCGCTGTCGGCGAAGCCGAACTTTACCCAGGCGCGCAATAACTACGCCGCCTTCCTTTACGATACCGGCCAGACCGCCGAGGCCTGTCGCGAACTGCAGCAGGCAAGCCAGGACGTCCACTATCCTAACCGGGGCCAGCTCTATGCTAACCTAGGCCAGTGTCAGGAAGCGCTGGGCAATATCGACGCAGCACGAGAAAGCCTTCAGCGCGCTCAGGAAATCAACCCGCGAGCACCGCGCAGTTACTTCCTGCTGGCCCAGCTCGAACACCAGCAAGGCAATCAGGATAGAGCGCAGACGCTGATCGCACAGAATATTCGCCTGGCGGGGGCGAATCGCAACAACCTGACTCTGGCGCGAGATATTGCCCAGGCGCAAGGGAATCAGGAACAAGTTCAGCATTATTCCCGCCTGCTGCAATCGGTTTCACCTTGA
- the ndk gene encoding nucleoside-diphosphate kinase yields the protein MATERTLSIIKPDAVAKNAIGDIYRRFENAGLKIVAAKMLHLSREKAEGFYAEHKERPFFGDLVGFMISGPVMVQVLEGENAIAKNRELMGATNPKEAEAGTIRADFAESIDANAVHGSDSSDSAKREVAYFFDDDEICPRG from the coding sequence ATGGCGACCGAACGCACGTTATCCATTATCAAGCCCGACGCCGTTGCCAAGAACGCCATTGGTGACATCTATCGCCGCTTCGAAAACGCCGGGCTCAAGATCGTGGCCGCCAAGATGCTGCACCTTTCCCGGGAAAAGGCGGAAGGCTTCTACGCGGAACACAAGGAACGCCCGTTTTTCGGTGACCTGGTAGGATTCATGATCTCCGGTCCGGTGATGGTTCAGGTGCTGGAAGGCGAAAACGCCATCGCCAAGAACCGCGAACTGATGGGCGCCACCAACCCCAAGGAAGCCGAAGCCGGCACCATTCGCGCCGATTTCGCCGAGTCCATCGACGCCAACGCGGTGCACGGCTCCGATTCCAGCGATTCCGCCAAGCGTGAAGTGGCCTACTTCTTTGACGATGATGAAATCTGCCCTCGCGGCTGA
- a CDS encoding RodZ domain-containing protein, whose protein sequence is MSDMHDNQAFAMSSQASPGELLHQEREALGLSLEEAAAGLNLRPAVVRGLENDDYVEVPVAAYRRGYLRAYARLLGIDAAPIIHAYNLRFGETETVQHVAPAQAVRPPSRLLGWLFPIAGMLIALGLAVLLVFWWQDRERAPIATLDANEPVTVDTLDGTTIISGEPPQNEAAPAAPISPPYTATSRAGIAATAPDDESDAVSNDGRAATNSDEGAGAAESQEATSTPEAPSETTPPAAVQDNRALAFTFNKESWTEVVDATGTRILIGLQSPDTQAKVEGEPPFRLTVGNANGVELRYRGEAVDLARIAGAGNVARFTLGE, encoded by the coding sequence ATGAGCGACATGCACGACAATCAAGCCTTCGCCATGTCGTCCCAGGCGTCGCCGGGAGAGCTGCTTCATCAGGAGCGCGAGGCGCTAGGGCTTTCCCTGGAGGAAGCCGCGGCCGGTCTGAATCTACGCCCGGCGGTCGTACGCGGCCTGGAAAACGACGACTATGTAGAAGTGCCGGTTGCCGCCTATCGCCGCGGCTACCTGCGCGCCTATGCTCGTCTTCTGGGCATCGACGCAGCGCCGATCATTCATGCCTACAATCTGCGCTTCGGCGAAACCGAAACGGTGCAGCACGTGGCGCCGGCACAAGCGGTTCGCCCGCCCTCTCGGCTGCTCGGCTGGCTGTTTCCTATCGCCGGAATGCTGATTGCGCTGGGGCTAGCGGTGCTGCTGGTCTTCTGGTGGCAGGATCGGGAACGGGCGCCTATCGCGACTCTCGACGCCAACGAGCCGGTAACGGTGGACACCCTGGACGGCACTACCATCATCAGCGGTGAACCCCCACAGAACGAAGCGGCGCCTGCTGCTCCGATATCCCCCCCATACACCGCTACATCACGGGCGGGCATTGCCGCGACAGCGCCAGATGACGAAAGCGACGCCGTTTCCAATGACGGGCGCGCCGCGACGAATTCGGATGAAGGCGCTGGAGCGGCGGAATCACAAGAGGCGACCTCGACGCCGGAAGCACCATCGGAAACCACGCCCCCCGCCGCCGTTCAAGACAATCGGGCGCTGGCGTTCACTTTCAACAAGGAATCCTGGACCGAGGTGGTGGACGCCACCGGCACGCGAATCCTGATCGGTCTACAGTCCCCGGATACTCAGGCGAAGGTCGAGGGTGAACCGCCTTTTCGCCTGACCGTGGGCAATGCCAACGGCGTCGAGCTACGCTATCGCGGCGAAGCCGTGGATCTTGCGCGTATCGCCGGCGCCGGCAATGTCGCTCGTTTCACCCTGGGAGAATGA